The window AGCCATCGGCCAGCCCGAAAACGCTTACGAATCCATTGGCACCTCCAACCAGAACCTCTATTTCCCCATCGTGATCCACGTCCGCTGTAATACAGGCTTGGATGTAAGTGCTCCCCTCTAGCTTCCAGATCCAGCTCTCTCTCGCAGGCGATAGGAGCCCCACCCCGTGCTCAGCGGCTGCTAAGATATACCCCTTTTCCTTCTCCGGTGGGCCTATCCACTCAAAAGCCACTGAATCTCCCGCGACGAAGGGGATCACTCGCCGAAGGGGACGGAACATAGGTTGTCGTAATCCACCAAACACGATCGCTTCGCCGCTGGGCTCAAGCCCAGGCTGGCCCTCATAGACGCAGATGCCGTGATTCCAGCGGTTGCGCACCCACAGATCCCAGGGGGCCTGACCTTCAGGAGGGCAGGGCAGAAGATCCACCTGCCAGGAGCCATCCGCCCAGCTGTGGCCCAACACCTCTCCATCGGGGTCGAGGAAGACTACCAGAGCATATCCGCCGAGGGCCAGCGCCCCTCGCCCATCAGGTTCACGATGCCAGATCGCTAGCCCGTGTACCGAATGCAACATGCCGAAATAGAGGCCCTTCGTCTCTCGGTGGAAGTGGGCTAGGGAGAGATCACGCCGAACAGCTCCATCAGGGTCCAGGATCACCAGGCGTCCCCCCAGGAGGCCCACGCAGATCTGCCGACATCCGCGGCCATCCAGATCATGGCAGGAGACGTGGGTGACCGGGTTGGGGGCTTGCCATCGCCAACGTTCCGCGCCATCTTCGTCCAGAGCGACCAGCTCGTGAGCTGAGCTGATCGCCACCAGCTCCAGGCGGCCATCATGATCCAAATCGGCCGAGATCAATTGCTTGATCGGAGGAGGATTCCAGCGGTTGCTATAAAGCTCGATCTCGTGACAAATCAACGGCTCACCCGCCGGAGGCGAAGGGATGTGGATTTGGATCTGACGAGCTTTATCGGCGATGGGGAATCGAAGCGACTCGAAGCGATCTTCCCAGCCATGAAAACGCGGCCAGGTGACCGTCTCTTTCCTCGGCTCATGATGGCACAGGCGCTGATCGTCCTGGAATCCGTCTGAGCTCAGCATGACTTGAATCCCCTCGGGCAGAGGATGGAACGTGCGCAATGTGGGCTGTGGGAGGCTGTCGCCGATCACCCGCAGGTGATCCACGAAGATCTCCTCGCCCAGGTCCAGGCGGATCTCATAGCGATCTGCCTCTGGCCATTGCCGCACAAGCGTTCGCCACTCGGGTAGCACGGCATCCACTAATTGCTCTGGGAAGCCGTCGACGGGCGCGGGTCGGGCAGTGACCGCCACGCTTCGAATGCGCTCCTGCACCGGATGCCATGCGCTCCATTCCCATCCAGTGTGCCAATTGCCCTCAGGGAAGGCGGGTAGAGCAGAGGAGACGACCGGACGAGGAAGATCCCGCCACGCATGGAATTGCTCCTGCAGACGAGCGGCAAGTCCCATCACGAGGTCCGGAGACAACGAGAGGCTCAGCATTTGATCTTCGCTTAGCGCTGCTTCGAAGGACTGATCTCCCTGACTTATCCAGATACGAGCCCCCGGGCTATCGGGGCCATCTGCCCTCACCACCATCCGGCCAGCGTTCAGATCCAGGCATAGCCCCACGGGCCGATCGCTGCGGAAGCTGTAAGCGGGCTCAACCTCAAAAGAACGGACGCCTGAGAGGGCGATAGCCTGAGGCATGGCCATCAGGCTGACAGCCTGGGCTTTCATCCCTGCCCCCTGAATTCCCCGCTGTTGCGGATCCACGGCACACCAAGCCAGCGGTTGCCCCTGCGCCTCAACGATCAGGGCCTGCGTAGAGGTGAGGAAGAGGATGTCCAGAGGCTCTAAAGCCCCTATGGGCTGCACGTAAAAGAGGTTTTGAAAGGTGACCAAGGATTTGGCATCATAAACCCCATGTTGACGTTGGCGCAAAACATAGGGATTGACGGCCCCCTGAATGCCCTGTTCCTCGCTTGTGGCCAAAAGCTCTTGGCTACAGCACAGGGTGAATATGTGATCCCCCTGGCGAGCGCGCCAGAAGCGGCCCTGAAGCGTCGCATAACCAGGGGTGCGCCAGGTGCAGGTGACCGTGAAGGGTCCTGCTTCCTGAATTTCAACGGTGTCTATGACCACGAAGAAGCCGTCATCAGGCTTCGCCCAGAAGATGTATCGGGTCCAACAGGTATGATGGACGGGGGCCATTCGCGTGGCGCTCAAGGCGATGGCTGGAAAATCAGCAGCAGTGATCCATTCCGCCAGAGGAGGCAAGGGGGTGCGGTTATAGCCATCGCTGATTAGCAAAGCGTTTTTATGATAATACGATTGTCGGTCAGTGTTCTGGATCAGAAAGATATGTCCTGCCTGGCTGAAGCGGACGATCGCGTTGGCGGCGTGCATGCTGCCCTGCCAGCGAAATCCTCCTTGATATCCCTCAACTAGGAGGTAAGGCCCCTGAGGATCGAAGTTCTTGCGAAAGACCAACTTATCAAAGGTGCGCTCGGATGGTAACGTGCTCCGCCCTACTCCGCCCTGGTGCAGCCATGTCTCGGGGGCGTTCACGCTGTGCCCTTTGGGCTCGACATGCTCTGGCGGATGAGCGGCCAGCTCGATCTGATAAGGGCTGAGGGGCAATCTCTGCAGCCCGGTCAGCCGTTGCGGCTGCACGGGCGTCAACTCCGGGCCGGAATCGAATTTATGCATAAAGGTGGGGGAAAGAGACCACCCATCCATACGGATGGGATCTTTAAGGTTGGGCATATGCTCTAATACCCATTTCAGCTCCCCGTCTTGATAGTAAAAAGCGCAGGCCGCAACCATGATCCCCGCTTCTTGTGGCAAGTACATGGCGCCGGGCCAACCCTCACCATATCCCTCGAGCCCTGCTCCAGCTCCCATGTTATCATGAACAGCAATGGCACGTTGAGCACATCGCCTGGCATTGCCACTCTCGAAGAACGCATAGCGTTCCTCTCCCAAACTATACCATACGAGCGTGGCCAAGTTGTTCAGGGTGGACTCATCATTCTGGTCATCTATGCCTGCCTCCGCCAGCGCATCCAAAAACGCACGACATTCATCCATCCAGCGATCACAAAGGGCGCTGGCTGCCGGGTTGGGGTGGCCCTGTTCGCGCAAGAAACGGGCTTGCAGGTAAAAGGCATAGGTGCCTTTGCCATGGTGGCGATGCCCCAACGGCGGGTGCCCATCCCGCTTGCGCCACCACATATCCTGCGTCTCTATCGCCGTCCTTAAGAGGAGTTCATCGGTGCGCAGGAGATCGGCCTCGTCCAGGAGCCCGCCGGCCGAGAGCCAAGGAAGAGCCCGTATGATGCGCTCAATCAGATAGTGCCAGTCCCCGTAGCTATGTTCCACGCGGGCATTGAGGGAGCGGAGACAATCCCGCGCAAATTCCCCATAGCGCAGATTCCCGGTCCACGCATATAGGATCGCGTAGGCGCCGATCGCCTTAAGTAGCTCAGCGGGGGTCTGGGGTAGAGGAGCATTCAGTGGAGTCTCAGGCCACTGGGCCAACCTACGCGCGAGGGCTGGCTCCAGGTCCACCTCCAGCATGCAAGGAAGTACGAGCTCGCCTGGCGCTCCCGATCGGTCTATGTACTCGATCAGGCGCTCGACGGCGCGTGCCATGCCAGCCAGCGTGCTGCCGCCGGCCAGAATCCAGTTGACCCCAGTGCCATAGGGATTTAACAAAGTGCGCAGATCGTACCCGCTTCCGCCAGGATAGGTAGCATCTGTAGCACAATAGTAGCGCGCATAGAGGGGAAGCAACACGCGATTAGTGTTCAGATTGCCGAGGAGGATCAGCGGACGTCGCCGATAGGAGCTGGGCAAGGGGACGCCTCGCTGGGAGATGATCTCAGCGTCTGCGAGGCACCTCAGCTCGACGCGCGTGCGCCTGGCGACGGCTGCGGCCAATTCCCTTGCCAGCTCCCGATAAGCAGAATCCTGATCAGGATACACGATGATCCCCTCCGATCGGCCTTGACGAACCAAAGGGGTGGTCCGTTGAACAGTGCGTGGGAGCATAGCAGGGATATCGGACGTTGAGCAGACCAATGGGTGGGGATTGGAGTGGAAAGCCATAGGTTCTCTATTGCTTACCTCCGCCTGTTACGAAATGCGGTCTATGGGAGATCAGGGCCACCTTTCTAACCCTTAATGGCGCCAATGGTGATCCCCCGCACGAAGTAACGCTGGAAGGCGAGAAACACGATGATCATCGGCACGGCCATCAGGGTAGAGCCGGCCATGGTCTGACCTTGGACAAGGATCGTCGCTTCACCGCCGGCTCCGCGGATTAGGGCCAACCCCACCGGCAGTACGCGCATGCTGACAGAGGTGGTCGCTACGAGGGGCCAGAAGAAGCTGTTCCAGTTTCCAATGAAAGTAAAGATGCCGAGCACAGCCAGGCCCGGCTTCATCAGCGGCAGAATGATCATACGGAAGATGCCGAATTCGCTAGCGCCATCCATGCGCGCCGCCTCGATTAGCTCCGTGGGCAATGTGCGGGCGAATTGCCGCATCAGAAACATCGCCCAGACGCCTCCCGTGATGCCAGGGATGGTGAGAGCTAGATAGGTGTCCAGCCAACCCAGGAACTTCACGACCTGATACAAAGGAATGATCAAGATGAATCCTGGGATCATCAGGGTGCTCATCAGCGCCCAGAAGATCACCTCTCGCCCGAAAAACCGAAGCTTGGCGAAGGCGTACCCTGCCAGGGCGCCAAAGAATAAGGCTCCTAAGGTGCGCACAGTGGTCACGAAGAATGAGTTGAACCCCCATCGCGCCATTGGTGTGCGCTGGAGAAGGATGATGTAGTTGTCCAGGGTTGGCGAGACGGGGAGCAGCTTGGGAGGGAATATCGTCATAGAGAGGGGCGGCTCGAAGCTGTTCTTGACCATCCAGTAGAGCGGAAACAGTGACAGGATGGCCCATGCGATCAAAACCAGATAGACTAGCGCTGAGACCAGCCTGGCTGGCCGGTTCGCTATCCGCCCTACAAAGCGCCTCATCCTCGCTGAAACCATGAGTTGCCCCTCCCCGGCTTTTATTCTGGGTCAATACTCTAGTTCGCTGACGAAGATGCGGAACTGGGTCACCGAGAAGATGAGGATGATTACAAACAACATCAGTGATAACACCGCCGCGCCGCCGATCTGCAGGGATCGAAAGGCCATGTCATAGATCAAGAACCCAACTGTCTCCGTGGCCCCTGGGTAGCCGGGGCCGCCTGAGGTCATCACATAAATTTGCTCGAAGGTCTGAAAGTGTCCGATAAATCCGGTTACAAACAGGTATAACAGCGTGGGGCGTAGTAGGGGCAAAGTCACCTTCCAAAATCGCATCCACTCGCTGGCGCCATCAATCTTAGCGGCATCGTACAGTTCTGTAGGAATCCCTCCCATAGCGGCTGTGATCAACACGATCGCGCCGCCGCCACCTCCAAGGATGGTCATCAAGATAATCGAGAACAGGGCTAGATCAGGATTACCCAGCCAGTTTTGAGGCGGGATGCCCACTAGGCCGATGATGGCGTTCAGGACGCCATAAAAAGGATTGAAGATCCAATACCACACCAGCGACAGCACGATGGTGGAGACCACGCCCGGCAGATAGAAGGCGCTTTTGAAGAACACTTGGGCTCTCTCGCCACACCGAAAGATCAACTCCGCAAGGATGAGGGCCAGCAGCAGGCCGAACACCACGACGGAGATGGTGTAAATCACCGTGACTCGCAGCGCGTTCCATGTCCGCTCGTCCGCTAGGACCATCCGATAGTTCTGCAATCCCACCCATTCAAACTGGCCGGCCCTCAACTCTTGAAAGCTGATCCGCACTGCGTAGATCACCAGGTAAACCGTGAAAACCGCAAAGTCTATCAAAAGCGGCGCGATAAAGACGTATCCCCACTTATTGCTCTTGCGGAGGGCATAAGCTGTACGAGCCCACCATCCCTGACGCCTTGCCGGGGCTGATCTGGAAGCGATCGAATCCGCTATAGCCATAGGGCAACTCCCCTGCGGGCTGAGGTCCATCCGCTATTGGGAGCTGAAAGAGGGAGGCACGTCAATGGGCAACATACCCTCCGACGGCCTCCCTGGATCACCGTCACACTTTGACGCCGAGGGCCGTGTTGATCTTTGTTGCCAATTCGGTCATCATCTCCGCCGGCGAGACCTTACCCAGAAGCAGGTTCTGGAACATGCGAAGCATAAAGCTCCCCGGTGAGTAGTCAGCGATCTTTTGCTCGGTCAGGATCTTCGCGGTACGGGGGTTCTGCTGCGGCAGGAACTGGGATGTAGGCGGCTCAGGCTCGTATCGTTGCATATAGACGTCGAGTACCCAGCGCCGATTGGGATCCTCTAGGAAGGGATGGCCCTTGACTGCCTCCACCTGAGGTTTGCTGGTGGGGAAGAAGCCGTTCACCAGCCAGGCCTCACCCACCCACGGATCAAGGGCATACCAGTTGCCCAGCCGGAATGCCGCTGCACGCTTTTCCGGTTCAGGGGTCCGGCCTACCACAAAGCCGAAGACTTGATGGGCGCCAGCCAGATGCGGCTTTAGCTTCTCGTCATACGGATGCGAGACTAGCACGATCTCAAATGGCTTCACCGCTTGGCCGGCTGCTTGGGCGGTCTCCAGTTCCGTCTGAATGCCCGCCCACTGACCGCGCATAGCACATCGGAGCGTCCAATAGAAGGTGTCTACATCCGACCACTTGGGCAGATTGGGGATGATCCAGCCCTTGTTTTGGGCGTCTACAAACCATTGCATGGCCTCCACGGAGCGCGGGTTCTCATGGGCGATAAAGCGCTCGAACGTATCGTCCCACATCTGGACGCCGCGGCCTAACAACGCCTGAGCGAAGTCGAAGTAGAGCGCCCCAGGGTGATCTCCTACCGGTATGCCGATCGCAAAACGTTCCTTACCATCGCTGAAGGCTGCCGCAGCCTGTTCCTGAGCCTGGATGGTGAAGGCTCGCATCTCGTCGGTGGGGATGAACTCAGCACCGCCGTACTTCTCAAGGGCGGTCTTAGACAGGGCGTACATGTTAGGATTGGCGAAGGTCGGGATGCCATAGATCCGACCGAACACCGTTACCCCGCTGAGCATGTAAGAAGCCCATTGTTCACGGATCTCCGGGGTCACGTAGTCATCCAGAGGCTCCAGCACCCCTGCCTGAACCCATTGGACGGTCGGGCTGCCGTATAGTAAATTAGGCAGCGTTCCTGAGGCAAAGGCTGTGTTTACCTTGGTTCCCCACTGTTCCCATGGGATCAGCTCTAGATGAACCTTGATGTCCGGATTGGCAGCCTCAAAGCGCTCAATCGAGTAGTTAATCCATTCATCTATGGGAGCGTTAGGAGTCTTGTTATCCTTGCCGTAACGCCAGATGGGCGCCTGCCAATAAGTGATCTCCACGGGTTTCGCGGGCGCAGGGGTAGGGGTGACTACCTTCTCCACGACGACGGTTTCCTTAACGACCTGTGGAGTGGCGGGGACACAGGCGGGCATGATGCCAGCTGCGCCCGCCCCCAAGCCAGCGAGGGCCAATTGGCGCAACAACTCTCGACGGGAGATCTTGCGCAACCAAACGGAAGTCTGATTTCCGGTTGACATAGGGCAACCCTCCTGTAAATCATAAGACTCAACACGGTAATTAGTTAAATGATATAATCAATTACCATTGTATCACAGGGGATTGGCCCCTGTCAAGGGGCTTTTTCTAGGGGATTGACAGAGATAACGATATTCGTTACAATATCCTGGCAACAGAAATGTAAATCCATCTTACCAAAAGGTGAGAGATGTCTCTTACCGGAAGTTCTGAGTTAGCTAAACAGCTCAATCGGCACTTGGTCTATGAGTTCGTGCGCACGGCTGGCATTACCTCTCGCGTGCAGATTGCACGTGCGACGCAGCTCAGCAAGCCCACTGTATCTGCCATTGTAGCCGAGCTAATCCAAGAGGGTTATCTGCGAGAGGTCGGAGCTAGAGCTACCCACGTGGGACGACCGCGCTCGCTGCTAGAATTCAACCCGCGAGCCCGCTATGCTGCTGGCGCGGAGATCGGGGGACAGGCCTGTCAGGTGGTATTGACCGATCTCCACGCGAATGTGCTTCAGTCCGTAGCCATTCCTCTCCCCGCTTTGGATGTAGAAACCGTCTTAAGAGCGCTGGTGGAGGGCGTCCGCCAGGCGATCCGAGATGTGGACACACGCTATGTGTTGGGCCTCGGGGTCGGTGTCCCTGGCCTCATTGATCCCAACAAAAATTTGGTCACATATAGCGTAGTTTTGGGATGGCAAGAGGCTGTGCCCTTGGGTGACTTGCTCAGCCAGGAGCTCGGGTTGCGCGTGATCCTCCTGCACCGTGTCATGGCGGCTGCATGGGGTGAGAAATGGTATGGAGCCGGCCAACAGGCAGACCACCTTCTGTACATTCGCGTCGGCTCAGGGGTCGCTGCTGGCCTCATTCTGAACGGACAGCTCTATCTGGGACAGACTGCTAACGCAGGCGAATTCGGCCATATGACCATCCTCCCCGACGGCCCGTTATGTCACTGTGGCAATCGAGGATGCATCGCCGCCCTGGTTGCGAGCCAGGCCCTGATCGTTCGTGCCCGTCACCTGTTGCGGACGGAGGTTGCCAGCGTCCTGCCCGAGCTGGTTCAGCATCATTTAGACCGCCTGACCCTAGACCACCTAATTCAGGCGGCGCAGAACGGCGACCCTGTGGCGACTCAAGTGATCCGTGAGGCCGGAGAGTATTTGGGCATCGCGGTAGCCAACCTGGTGAACCTCCTGAACCCTGGGCTGGTGGTCATCGGAGGTCCCTTGAGCCAAGCTGGCCCTTGTTTGTTTGATACGTTGCGAGCCGAGGTGCGCCGGCGCGCGCTCTCATCGTTGCTGGCGGTGGCGGAGATCATCCCCTCGCAATTGGGCCCACAGGCGGCTGCCGTCGGCGCCGCTGGCCTGATCCTCCGTCGAGTCATGGCGCCAGGCCTCCCCCCGGGACCTGGCGCAGAGGCAAATGCGGCCGATGCTGCTTCATTGCCCACGCCCGCTTTGGCTCACGAAGCGGTGACACCGCGCTCTGATTAATGCTGGAGAGAGCTCCTATGCACCATTCTCCGCTCCGAATAGGCGTGATCGGCTGCGGTGCGATGGCCCGCACTCATCTGGACATCCTGCGAGACGTGCCCGAGATCTCGCCCCAGGCGTATAGCGATATCCAGCTGAAAGCCGCTCAACATTGCCTGGAGACCTATGGTGGCCGCTATGCCACCTCAGATCCTGATCAGCTCCTGGCCGATCCGGCTTTGGACGCTGTGCTAATCTGTACATGGCACGACTCACATGCTCCTCTGGCCATCGCTGCTGCGCAGGCCGGCAAGCACATTTTCCTGGAAAAGCCGATGGCCCTGACCCTAGCCGAGTGTCGAGCCATTGAGGAAGCCGTGACGGCCGCCGGCGTATGCATGATGTTGGGCTTCAAGTTTCGATTTGCCCCTTATGTGCAGAGGCTCAAGCGAGCCATCCCTCGGCCAGTGCTTACCGTCGGACAGATCGTCGATGAGCGCTGGCCAGATGACTTTTGGGCTCAGCACCCTGTGCACGGCGGCGGCAACGTGCTCTCGCAAGGAGTCCATGCCTTTGACCTAGTGCGCTATCTACATGGACGGCGGCCGATCCGGGTGGTCGCCGGTGGGGGCGCTTTGACCCATCCGGGAAGCTCCATCACCGATACTGTAGCGGCCACCATCGTGTTCGATGATGGCTCCATCGCCGCTGTCATCGTGGCCGATGCCGGCCGCGCCGTCTTCACCAGCAAGTTCTTCTTTGAGCTGTTCGCTGTCTCGCGCAGCGCTGCACTACATGACCGCTGCCATGCGCTGACGTTGGTGGAGGATGGGACCGTCTATCGCTTCGGCGAGGCGGATCTGCCATTGGAAGATCGGGCAAGCCCAGAAGGACTTCTACAGCAATGGCGGGAGTTCGCGCGCTGCGTGCGAACGGGAAGCCCGTCAGCCATTGGCGCTGGGCCGGCCGATGGACGCTGGGCGACTGCCTTGGCCCTGGCAGCGTGCGAGGCCGCGCGCACGGGCCGCCCACAGGAGATCCAAATGGAGCCTTTAGAGGGATCGGAGGGGGAGAATGACCCGCTGGATTACAGTGAGCGCCGTACAGATCCCAGGCGATAGGGTAGGGGAGCCTGAGAAGGTCAAGCAGGCGAACCTGGAACAGGCTTGCGAGATGCTGGCGGAGGCTGGCCGGCGGGGGAGTGATATCGCGCTCTTGGGCGAGATGTTCCCATTTGCAGGAATCGCGCTCACCACGGATATCCTCGAGCGCTTTGCCGACGAGGTGTCTGGGCCTACTTTTCAACGCCTGTCCGCAGTAGCCCAAACCTATCGCATGTACATCCTGGCGCCCGTGCTCAGTCGATGTGCGGGGCGATTGTACAACTGCACCTGGATCCTCGGGCGGGAAGGGGAGTTCCTTGGCCACTATCATAAAGTCCACCTTACCCAGATGGAACGGTCGCTGGGACTGAGCCCCGGTGACGTCCTCTCGGTGTTCCGGCTCGACTTCGGCGTGATCGGGATTATGACCTGTCATGACAACAGCTTTCCGGAGTGCGCCCGATGCTTGGCCCTAGAGGGGGCCGAGGTCCTCTTCTGGCCGCATATGATGAGCGGGTGGGGTGAGTTGGGTTGGGATGCCGTATACTACCGCTCAAGGACGATCGACAACGATGTGTATCTAGTCGCGGCTTGCCATGGGATCTCAGAGGGCCGTGCTTGGCGCCCTGGAATGATCATTGGACGCAGCGCTATCATTAACCGCGATGGCCTCACCTTAGCGGAGGCTGGCCGTTACTCAGGCATTGCGACCGCAGCCATTGACCTGGACAGGCGTCGCATCGCCCATGATTTCACGCGGCCTGGTGATTGGGTTTACTGGGAAGACGTTTGCCAGGACCGCCGACCTGAAGTATATAAGGCAATCGTGCGCCAGAAGGAGGCTCGTGCAATTCGGAATCTATCTTAACCAATATCTGCATCAGCCTGGGGCCTCGGTTTTTCCGGAACTGGTGGGACAAGCGCAATTGGCTGATGCGCTAGGGTACGATTTCATCGGCCTAGGTGAGCGCCATCTCCACCCCGAGGGCTTCCATGAGCTATTGACTACATTGGCAACCTTAGCCTCTTTAACTCAGCGGGTGCGCCTATGTAGCGCTGGATTTATCCTGCCAGCATATCACCCCGTATTCCTGGCTACCGCCTTGGCCAACATAGATCAGATCTCTGGCGGACGGTTGATCTGCGGTGTAGTCCTCGGCTATCGCCCGGAAGAATTGGCCTTGTTCGGCGTGTCGCCGAAGCGCAGGGCCCAGGAGTTGGAAAAGCGCGTGCAGCTCCTGCGGCGATTATGGCGCGGGGAGACCATAGACCTACGGCCTTTCGGCTATGAGGTGGAAGCCTTTGTGTCCCCCTTGCCAGCGCAACCCGGAGGGCCACCGATCTGGATCGGCGCTCACGCCCTTCCAGCCATTCAGCGAGCGGCGCGCCTGGGCGATGGTTGGATCGGGTCGGCTAGCCTGACCATAGCGGAGGTAAGCGATCTCACGGCTCGCTATCGGGAGGCCTGCGCGACTTACAGTCGTCCTGGCCAGGTGATCTTGATGCGCGATGCGTTTGTCGCCCCTAGCCGGGCCGAAGCAGAGAAGGTCTTGGCCGGCCCATTGCTAAATCTGCTTCGCTGCTATGCAGAGTGGAAGCGAGCTTCACCCGATCA is drawn from Anaerolineae bacterium and contains these coding sequences:
- a CDS encoding LLM class flavin-dependent oxidoreductase; this translates as MQFGIYLNQYLHQPGASVFPELVGQAQLADALGYDFIGLGERHLHPEGFHELLTTLATLASLTQRVRLCSAGFILPAYHPVFLATALANIDQISGGRLICGVVLGYRPEELALFGVSPKRRAQELEKRVQLLRRLWRGETIDLRPFGYEVEAFVSPLPAQPGGPPIWIGAHALPAIQRAARLGDGWIGSASLTIAEVSDLTARYREACATYSRPGQVILMRDAFVAPSRAEAEKVLAGPLLNLLRCYAEWKRASPDQAKYQSATWEEVRPRLICGDPEECRRLVIQYARLGVDALLLRFQPPGLPDKEARRAITLFAHEVMPAVREATK